One Ranitomeya variabilis isolate aRanVar5 chromosome 4, aRanVar5.hap1, whole genome shotgun sequence genomic window, ggcgacattggcttgagggagccaagcaccgcgttgtggtcttgaccgatcataagaatctgatttacctcgagtcggccaagcggctgaaccctagacaggctcgttggtccctgtttttctcccgttttgattttgtggtctcgtatcttccaggatctaagaatgttaaggctgatgccctctctaggagttttttgcctgattctcctggagtccttgagccggttggcattcttaaggaaggggtgattctttctgccatctcccctgatttgcggcggttgcttcaggaatttcaggctgataaacctgaccgctgtccagtgggaaagctgtttgttcctgatagatggactagtaaggtaatttctgaggttcattgttcagtgttggctggtcatcctgggatttttggtaccagagatttggttgctaggtccttttggtggccttccttgtcgcgggatgtgcgttcttttgtgcagtcctgtgggacttgtgcctgggccaagccttgctgttcccgcgctagtgggttgcttttgcctttgctggtccctgagaggccctggacgcatatttccatggattttatttctgatcttcctgtttcccagaagatgtctgttatctgggtggtttgtgactggttctctaaaatggtccatttggtacctttgcctaaattgccttcctcctctgatttggttccattgttttttcagcatgtggttcgtttgcatggcattccggagaatattgtgtctgacagaggttcccagtttgtttctaggttttggcgggccttttgtgctaggatgggcattgatttgtctttttcttcggcgttccatcctcagactaatggccaaactgagcgaactaatcagaccttggaaagctatttgagatgctttgtgtctgctgatcaggatgattgggtggctttcttgccgttggccgagtttgcccttaataatcgggctagttcggctactttggtttcgcctttcttttgtaattttggttttcatcctcgtttttcttcggagcaggttgagccttttgattatcctggtgtggattctgtggtggacaggttacagcagatttggactcatgtggtagacaatttgacattgtctcaggaaaaggctcaacgttttgctaaccgtcgtcggtgtgttggtccccggcttcgggtgggggatttagtctggttatcttctcgtcatgttcctatgaaggtttcttcccctaagttcaagcctcggtttattggtccttataagatttctgagattatcaatccggtgtcttttcgtttggcccttccagcctcttttgccatccataatgttttccatagatctttgttgcggagatatgtggtgcccgttgttccctcggttgatcctcctgccccggtgttggttgagggggagttggaatacgtggtggagaaaattttggattctcgtttttcgaggcggaggcttcagtatcttgtcaagtggaagggttatggccaggaggataattcttgggttgttgcctccgatgtccatgccgctgatttggttcgtgcctttcccttggctcgccctgatcggcctgggggctctggtgagggttcggtgacccctcctcaaggggggtgtactgttgtgaattccgctcttgggctccctccggtggttttaagtggaactgctgctccttggatttagtagtcagcagctgcttccactgatcgtctttctggctcggctatttatcctggctctatccttcagccagtgccagttttcaatggttcctggttggattcacatctctcttggatttccctgatattctgtccagttcagcaaagataagtccttgcattgttcttttgcagtccactttttgtggacttaatcgttcagcactttctatgttttttctagtccagcttgtcagtatggatttattcagttaagctggaagctctgggaagcagatttaccctccacacctttagtcaggtgtggagatttttgtaaactctgtggtggatttttctagttttttaatactgaccgcacagtattctgtcctgttctatctatctagctagagtggcctccttttgctacatcctggtttcattctgtgtatgtcatttccctctccactcacagtcaatatttgtggggggctgcctgtcctttgggaattttctctgaggcaagatagctttccagtttctatctttaggggtagttagtcctccggctgtgacgaggtgtctagggagtgacaggaacatcccacggctacttctagtgttgtgttaagctcaggaactgcggtcagtacaggtaccacctcctccagagcacgtcccatgttgctcctaaaccaccagttcataacatacgGCTGCAGACACAGCGCTCCCGTTCCTGCACATTTCTCCGACCTCTACCTTGTAATTGTATGTATGCAGCACAGTGTAtgtctgtctatatatatatatatatatatatatatatatatatatatatgcgtgtaGCATAGATCATGATCTAATATAAACACCGGCAAGTTTttccatcaccatattttgagagctatcatttttctatatttctgcgagAAAGTTATgtcggggcttgttttttgctggacaagttatcgcttttattggtaccatttttggacactTGATATTTTGTGATCGGtttctatttcaatttttgggaggcagaattaataaaacacagcaattcaggatttgtttttagtttttttatgctgcTCCCCGTGAAGTGAAATTGATAATTTttcaggtcagaacgattacacAGATACCACATTTAcataatttattttatgttttgccaGTTTTGCACAATATAAACTATTTTTAGAAATGATaatagtttttgcatcgctttattctgagagcaataGCTTTTTGATTTCTCCACTGACAGAACTGTATGGCGACTTGTTTTTGCCAGACAATATGACTTTTTcacctataccatttttatttagattTGTCTTTAttatcatgttttattccacttttattttcatagtatgatgaaaaagcatagtttttcctTTCACCATTACTGCACCCTCAGAGGGGATCCGCCTATATAGGACAGGAAACCTATTGAAATAAATGGTTGTCACCTttccccgcatcagttggtttcctgttcttgatgGGAAACCTCAACAAAAGATATTATGAGCTGCTGAAGAAACTTACCCAGGCTTGCCCCGGTGTTGCCTGGAAGAACTGCTGACTTGTCTGTAGCACCAGTGTTGGGCTTTGAAGCACCAGGTCCTTTAAGACTTGTGTGGGTGTGAGCGGCGAAGGCTTTGGTTCCATGTCTCCGGCTGCCGTGCCATCTCGTGTCTGTGCATGCGCTGGGAGATGGCATGACCTGCTGGCGAGCGCACTGAGGTCAAGTGAACCGGAAGTACTAGGTTCACTTCTGGAGGATTCAGGAGGAGGCATGAGAAGAAATGCTGTGCGGGTGCATCATTTAAAATGAGAGCGGACAGCGGTAAGAACGTTCGTGCTCTGGCTCTGCCCACCATACAGGATGGAGGAACAGCAGCAGCAATGATCGCGGCAGTAGCATCATCAGCGACAAAGCGTGCGCAGTAGTGGCAGGAGCACAAGTAGCCAGAAGAGCGACAGTAAGAACAGCCAGACATCCAGAGACTCCAGAGAGGAACAGCCCTGTGACCTAGTCCAGTTTCCTAATTTGGTACCCTTAATTAACATTGTGTGGTGAGTGATGTCTACCTTATTCATGGGGCCCCTCTAGCTTTTTCTAGTTATTTTTCTAATTGGAAAGGCCTAGCACAAAACGTAAAAATAGAGAATGGTACTCCCTACCGATTGAGTAGCAGAAAGGGCTCTGTGCACCATGTAACAGAATAGTGTTTGCAAAGAAGCCCCTGCTTTTGCAATGAATTTAAAGTCATTCATTAAAGATGAGGTTAAGGAGTCTCTTTAATCCCTTATGCAGGAAagtaccaaaagtaaaaaaaaagagacCTATAGAATTATCATCTGATTCCGACGAATTCCTTAAACCAGAGAATGAAAACAAATctggtttctcttccttttcatcatctgatgactATGCATACCTACTGAAAATACAGACAGGCTGGTTAAGGTGATAAGGACCACCATGGGCCCTATGGATGCTAAAACCCCTAAATCAATAGAGGATGTTATTCTGACGCTGATGTACATGGGTGAGATGTTTCTGAGGGATGTGAGCACGGATCTCTGAACAAGCTATGGCAGATGGTGTTACTCACTAGCCTCTCCTATGCTTGACCAACTGAATGTGGTTAATCCGGGAAGGACGATGCAGTGATGAACTTTAATTTTATTcacagtaccttggtgagatgaggTAAGATGTCAGGGAAAATGAAGGGATGAAGATGGAGTGTGGAGGGTAGAGAATAGCGGTAGCAGGAGAATTCTCTTTTCAGTCCTGATGCATTCTTCTGCCAAAATGACCAGCAGAAAGGATGTAAGGAAAAAGATAGGACGAGTTACAGAAAGAGAGGCATTGTGGGAATTACAGCTTCAGAACAGAAAAGATATATAtctgggtaccgtgttagccagtagatagaaaaatgtttagaattgagagtcctcagtggttgataccttttaatggctaactgaaaagatgttaagaaattgcaagctttcgagactactcaggtcttttcatcaggcaaagactaaaacaaattctgaagaatcacatatttatgcacaacagcatagagaaaaaaaaaagggaaaaaccatggataagacaggtgacatgaagcagaattaccatgggtgataaacagttatgtccataaatattgggccagttcttagataaggattgttttattggggtctcgttctgttatgatgaccccacatggtctgaggggcaagttccttagttgatgtaaaaagacataaatccgtgtgacacgttCATTCCTGTAGTgaaagtgtcaaaggtcgtcatcagtttatattcccagactcttctgtctctctgggatttgaagctaccctttaacacaagtaatttcatgtccataatgctatgatttgggagacaaaaatgtatcgccacaggtagatccattcttttttctcttattgtgtggcggtgagaattcattcttgttctcagtttctgccctgtctcccccacatacagacccccagttggacatttagtacaaataattaggtacaccacattagatgtgatgcagctgaaagtacctggtatcttgtagtcctgatgtgagttgtggatctttatcttgtccgtggtcattataaatggacaggttttacacctGTTTAGATATAACATTATAAGTATGAGATGGAGTGGcccttttactattttttttatcttgGATAAACGAGACATTGGTACTGTGTGTTTACCCAATGAGTTGTGATTTCTCTATTACTCCCTATTAGGGACTCTCTTCTTTGGGGGCAAAAATaacaaattttgtgtttttttgctgtgttcattttttttttattttttctatattaattttgatatttttttttatattttatatttttttcattttttggggtATCACTGCTACTATTTATTACGTCTTTTTAGGGAACACAGGGTCTTTATAGGGCTATCAGGGCCAGTCGTCAAGGAGCAAgggcgcctaccgctgaaacttagggtgccaacctccgctgtcaggtagggaccaGCATTAGGGCACCTGACAGGGTCTGTTAGTCCGGATTGTTTTTTTGAGCTGTGTTCATATTGCCTTGTATTAAATACCAATGTTTCTAAATTTGGAACAAACAAGTTTTTAGCTTTAatcaataaaagttacattttagggatccttgttgttttttggtttttggttGTTTCTAGGATCCTAAATATTATTTGCTTGAGGGTTTTTTTgttgcatatagtgaccagggagggccatgtgcctgccagcagcataggggggcatatagtgaccgaggCTGCCATGTGCCTGCAAGCAGCACAGGGAAGCATATGGTGACCGGGGGGCCAtgtacctgccagcagcacaggaggcACATAGTGACTGGAGgggccatgtgcctgccagcagcacaggggggcacatagtgactggggggccatgtgcctgccagcagcacagggggcatatagagtgactcggggggcatgtgcctgccagcagcacagaggggcatTTAGTGACCGTGGgggccatgtgcctgccagcagcacagggggcgtaTAACAATATACTGTTGTCCCTTGTTGCACATTTAACATATTGATAGAACTTTGGAAGAGCCTTTGAGATCATGATTCTGTTAAAATCCCCAGAGATTACGATTAACGAGTTTGGGTGCTTTGTCTGAAGGAGAGCCAACACCCCTGACAACACTTCCCCAGCTGCCTCTTGGCTGGTGGATGGAGGTATATACGTGACTACTGCAATGCAAATGGACAATTCTCTAGGTGGATAGTAAAGCCTAAAAGCCAACTGCTAAGAGTTCAATGTTTTGACTGCAGTGACTTTCCTTAATAGTAATATGCCGCTGATTACACAATCTGTTATTAATGTATAATATCACCCCACTACCCTTCTTCTTAcagtatacatatacagtatattttaacCCCTAGTAATATCTTTCTAGGCCCAGTATACCTTTTGGCTACTTGTTATGACACTGTACCTTCATGCTTGATTTTTAATTACTTGTTTATATGTTGCTGTAATAATATAATGTTAACTATTGTAAATATTTTGACTGTTGTTACCTTTATGTACAGAGATTGTGCATCTCTGGAAGTGTTATTCTATAAGTATTGCAATTTGTTTGCTCAAATTTATACAGAGACATGATACATCAATATAACTATATTGTAATATTAAATAAACAATCCATTTTATTTTTGGCAGAAGACCATATCAGAAACTCAGAGGGTCATGTGAAGTCATCAAATTTTAAAGCAGATGATCATGGGATCACACAACATACATATGAAGAAGATGCCATTATACCAGCTATACAGGCACCCCTTTGCAGCAAAGATCTGTCAACTGACACTTTTCAACAGGTTTTATGTTCTGATTTGTCACAGAATGTTAAGCAAAGCAAACATCACAGGAGGGATATTGAGCTATCATCTCATACAGTAGAAAATCAATTTTCATATTCACAATGTGAGAAAAGTTATACTGTTACATTACATCTTGCTACACATCAGATAATttgcacaggggagaagccatattcatgttcagaatgtggcaaatattTTAACAAAAAAACAAGTCTTGTTAAACATAAGAGAATTCACAAAGGGgagtgttcagaatgtggaaaagggTTTACGAAAAAATCAAATCTTGTTGCAcatcaaagaagtcacacaggTGAGCAGCCATATTCATGTgctgaatgtggaaaatgtttcaacAGGAAATCAAATCTTCTAAGACATcagcgaactcacacaggggagaagccattttcatgttcagaatgtgggaaatgttttaacaacaaATCAAATCTTACTATACATctaagaagtcacacaggagagaggccattttcatgttcagaatgtgggaaatgttttcacaaCAAATCAAATCTTACTAtacatcagagaaatcacacaggagagaagccattttcatgttcagaatgtggaatatGTTTTAACAACaaatcaagtcttgttaaacatgagagtattcatacaggagagaagccatatttatgTTCTGAGTGTGGAAAAAGTTTTTCCAGGAAATCActtcttattagacatcagagaactcacactggcgagaagccatatttatgttctgagtgtggaaaatgtttttacAGGAAATCACATCTTATTAtacatcagaaaactcacacaggtgagaagccatatttatgttctgagtgtggaaaatgttttaacagtAAATcacatcttattagacatcagagaactcacagaggtgaaaagccatattcatgttctgaatgtggagaACGTTTTAACAGTAAATCACATATTAttgaacatcagagaattcatacaggggaggagccattttcatgttcataatgtgggaaatgttttatacattaacacaggagagaagccatttgtaTTTTCGGAAAGCAGACTAATaatcataaaaaaataatttttaaaacacATTCACAGGAGATAAAAAAGATTGCAATATTGCAATTGGACTGAGGATGAAAGCATGATGCAAAAAGGCACATAATTtggaaaaataaagtgcaaaatccAGTGGCTCAAAAGTGCATAAAGCAGAATATTATAGACCAGACTGGGACATAAGAAAGTGCTAAAAAAAGACCACCACTCTAACTCCGATACACGTTTCACGATCAAGTTTTTTCAAGGGTTTAATAATACATTTATGTGAATCTCAAAACTTGATATAAATCACTAATAAATGTTTGCAGTATGTTCTTGTGTTTGAGCTTCTCTTTATTCTTTTCATGCTATAATTGTGAAGAGTTGTCTGAGAGCTGTTGGAAATTTTGTGTATAAACAATAACATGAAAATTGCACAGTAGATTCCACCCAGAGTTTTTAGGTTACTTATTCTCTTGAAAATGATTCTTTTATAATCGTAAATTCTATTAACCATACATTGCCTTTATATTCAGGCTACAGATACATCTATCTATTTCTTCATTATAGTTTTACTTGCTAGAGAAAAGTTCTTCTATAGCAATACATTTGTTCTATAGCACTCTTAATTACAAAATGCAAAAAAGGTTTACACTATGTAACAatcaattaaaggggttatccgggacattacattacatatacatattgtatctaagcactaacaggcaggtaattgcaacttgcCTGCCAGTTGTGGCCTTTGCCGTTCTTCCACGACACAGAGCGGTCACATACCGCTCCTGCCgaggattcagctgcctctgctgctcGACGGACTAGGACTTCTGAGGTCATTTTTATTGACAGCCTTCTCCTGCAGTTATGCAGCGAGGATctggtagcaactacctgcctgtgcctgttaacccctttatgaccttgggatttttcgtttttccgtattcgtttttcactcccctccttcccagagccataacttttttatttttttgtcattttggcca contains:
- the LOC143766144 gene encoding uncharacterized protein LOC143766144; amino-acid sequence: MDGDRDKMVDRILHLTLEILFWLTGEDYTVVKTSSDRCPSPVSEEWRRPLSPITGPSPHALRHEDINDQKILELACKMIELLTGEVPIRCQDVTIYFSLEEWEYLEGHKDQYKDIMMEVPQPLTSPVLSSRTTTPERCPPPLLPQDCKQEDLDVPQDHQGEDLTHINTTETYVRGDEQCKEEIPTDNRPEDHIRNSEGHVKSSNFKADDHGITQHTYEEDAIIPAIQAPLCSKDLSTDTFQQVLCSDLSQNVKQSKHHRRDIELSSHTVENQFSYSQCEKSYTVTLHLATHQIICTGEKPYSCSECGKYFNKKTSLVKHKRIHKGECSECGKGFTKKSNLVAHQRSHTGEQPYSCAECGKCFNRKSNLLRHQRTHTGEKPFSCSECGKCFNNKSNLTIHLRSHTGERPFSCSECGKCFHNKSNLTIHQRNHTGEKPFSCSECGICFNNKSSLVKHESIHTGEKPYLCSECGKSFSRKSLLIRHQRTHTGEKPYLCSECGKCFYRKSHLIIHQKTHTGEKPYLCSECGKCFNSKSHLIRHQRTHRGEKPYSCSECGERFNSKSHIIEHQRIHTGEEPFSCS